Genomic window (Cardiocondyla obscurior isolate alpha-2009 linkage group LG06, Cobs3.1, whole genome shotgun sequence):
TAAGTACGTGAGCCTCTTTTGATGTACTCTGCGATGGCCGACTGTCTATGGACGAGCTTGTAGACACGATTTGTGTTGTTGTAATCGTTTCAATTTGCGCTTCAGTCCTAATTTTGGCGATCGACGATTGCGGTGTCGGATGATGCTCGATCGACACCTCTGTAATTATGCTGCCTGTATGCGGCCCTTCGATCTCGTATTCGTCCAACAATTTGGTTGGTGTTTCTAACGGTATCGAAACACTTTCTGACGGCAAAGCTTCCTCGTAATTTCTATCATCGGCAtgtaaactaataaaaatcgaaTCATCCTGacgatttttctctttctctgtattaaatgtaaattcaaCATGACCGATATTTTCTAGAGACGGATGTTCTTCCCCACTGGCGATTTCGAGATCACATGAGGCTGCAATTGCTTCATCGTAACTCTTCTTCCTTTCGCGTTTTTTGAACAAGCTTAGTGTAGACGAAAATACTCCTTTATTCTTTGAATCTTTTTTCATAATCGCACCTTTGTCGACGGAGACTCTCTCGCGTGACTTCGAACGGCTCCGCAGACTTTCCGTAGtatcttttaatttcgatGTTAGACTTCGTCGTGGCTTTGTACTAGGCGACGGCGATTCCGGACTCAGTACACTGCCGTCAGTTCTAGCCTATTTAAACACAAATACAACAGTCACTTATACCATTCACTTGAGTAACTtgataatagaaaattattccaaaaacgttttttttttttacaatatactatataatctttctctttttcttttttaattagtaacaaatcaaaaaatattacttatataCCTTAAATAGTGAAGCAAAACTACTTTTTCTGGATACGGATGACGGACTAGGAGTTCGCGAGCCTTCAAGCTCACGGACTTTTTGATGTCTTGGTAATTTTGGACTTCCGGTAAGGCTACTCGTCGTAGGTGTCGTCTGTACAATTTCCTTAAAATTTTGtgcttttttccttttgtcaTTAAAATCAAGTGTCACGGGTTTTTGAACTTCTTGCATTTGAGTGTTTATAGATTGGGATTGATATTGTTGCTGTTTGTATTGCTGATGGGATGTTAAGTCTTGTTCACTTGACTTTTTAATGGTCGGCACCTGTCCTCGTACACATGTACGTACAcacaaaatgaaaaaagataCAATAAATATCTATCTGTTTCgtattccaaaaaaaaaaatttaatttaatatatatttaaaagaaatttcttttcgattAACGAGATTACcaatgtataaagaaaaagttttgttttaaatattaaataaaatctttaataaaattaaatcaaacagaatctcgataaaattatgtaattttacatattaaaaaaattcaaatttatgaaattcgcagatattattatttgcttcACTATTTCTCAATAATATCAGGCAACTTAAAGATTAAAAGACATTTGTAAGAAATGTATAGACCAACCTCTATGTTAACTTTTTCCAGAAATCTTTTAGTAATTTCCACTTCCCGCTTGAATATTTCCTTCCGCTCCTCACGACCGCGTCTTCTGGGTTTGTCCAATGGATCCGGCTTTAAATTACCACCTACCATAGGTACTTTAATACTCTCAGGAATTAATGCCTTCGTAGTATCAGCCTCTCTTTTTAAGAGTATCTTCTCTAAATCATCAGTCTCCGGTTTCGACGGCTCTATCAGATTATCAGCTAATGTCGGTTTACTTCCGCAAAATGACGTTTCTAATAAACATTTATGAGGACTGGGAGAtctaaagaaaattgtaatacatatctttcgttaataaatagtatcttttaagttttttttttcatattgcATTGTATTTTATGTTGCATTTTTTACCTGGAAGAAGTTGCCGACATGACCGAAAGCTTTCCAGAAACGCCGGAACCTTGACTACCAACCGAAGAAAGTCTAGACGTTCTACCACTGATGTTAAGTAAACATATCTCCGAACAGTTACTGTCTTTACGTTCGCGGTCCTGGCCCAACTGTTTACCGCTGTAATCCGATTGGGATCCGTCAAcctcttttcgttttcgtcttTTCGACTCCCGTCTGAGATCCTGCTCGTGAATGGGGTCCTGTAGATCCAGTTCCTCCGTAGAGGATCTGAGATCTTGAGCATCTTCCTTATAACCCAACGTCAGTTTGCAACCGGCCGGAGGATCTGTACCTAAAAATTTCCAGAATCTCTGCTCTTAAACTCTGTCGTTTTTTAACAAATGTGTatgttatgtaaaataaaaatttgaacaaaatagacaataattaaaaaaaaagaaaataaaaaaaaatatgtaataaccTGCAAGGAGCTCCCGTTCAGGCGACGAGTCCCTGGAATTACTATCTTCATGATGCGAAGAACTGCTCGCCCTACTGATATCAATTCGCGGCGTGCTAGGAGTCTTGAGCGAGCTACCAGGCGTTGCCGGCGTGGTGACCTCGATGATACCTGGCATTCGCCCAGCCgctaccgccgccgccgccgctgaaGCTGCCGCCGCTGCCGATTCTCCCTGCATTCAAATTCGTTTCCTGGTTTGTCGTGGATTGTAGCAATGTAGCACTGTCACACGGGGTTGATTGGTTGATTGGTGGGCTCAGGTCGTGGGCCGGCTTCTCGCAGTGACTCACAAAACTCACGGACGatcgagaaaattaatctcgaGATCGCATACGTATGCGAGGGATTCAAGTCAAGAGATAAACTctcagagaaagagagaaaaaaaaacaagagaaaaagagagaaccgcTGGGATCAATGATCTAAAGGAAATTCGGGATAGAACTCACGTTTTCCACTTCTTCAGATAAGTCTTCGAAGGATGCTATCGGCGCTGGTCCGAGCTTCTTCTGATGAACATTTGGCAATCCTGAAGCCATTTTTGAATGCTCAAAGCACAACAATGctgaaaagaaggaaatatttGTGAGACGAGCGAACATCTAACAATTCTTTTGACTATTTCTAACAAattaatagcaaaaaaaatactattaacGAAAGTGCATACTTTTACTCCGTGTGATCACGAGagcgggtaaaaaaaaaaaaaaaagtacacgtGTCGTGACGCGCACCGGCTCGGTCACTCATTACGCTCTCATTCTTGACGCTGTTACAAGACATTACGTCTCGAGTGTTATGTAATAGTACACCAACAGGTGTATATATCGTGATTGCTCTTAGCTGA
Coding sequences:
- the LOC139103715 gene encoding serine-rich adhesin for platelets isoform X3; the encoded protein is MASGLPNVHQKKLGPAPIASFEDLSEEVENGESAAAAASAAAAAVAAGRMPGIIEVTTPATPGSSLKTPSTPRIDISRASSSSHHEDSNSRDSSPERELLAGTDPPAGCKLTLGYKEDAQDLRSSTEELDLQDPIHEQDLRRESKRRKRKEVDGSQSDYSGKQLGQDRERKDSNCSEICLLNISGRTSRLSSVGSQGSGVSGKLSVMSATSSRSPSPHKCLLETSFCGSKPTLADNLIEPSKPETDDLEKILLKREADTTKALIPESIKVPMVGGNLKPDPLDKPRRRGREERKEIFKREVEITKRFLEKVNIEVPTIKKSSEQDLTSHQQYKQQQYQSQSINTQMQEVQKPVTLDFNDKRKKAQNFKEIVQTTPTTSSLTGSPKLPRHQKVRELEGSRTPSPSSVSRKSSFASLFKARTDGSVLSPESPSPSTKPRRSLTSKLKDTTESLRSRSKSRERVSVDKGAIMKKDSKNKGVFSSTLSLFKKRERKKSYDEAIAASCDLEIASGEEHPSLENIGHVEFTFNTEKEKNRQDDSIFISLHADDRNYEEALPSESVSIPLETPTKLLDEYEIEGPHTGSIITEVSIEHHPTPQSSIAKIRTEAQIETITTTQIVSTSSSIDSRPSQSTSKEAHVLKTWLRDPKISAQTNKIVETLLPSKSSTTVKSDIKLDLKSEVKSTDLRTSSSSSSKESTGKRPDIPKPKRKSKENQQQQQSEEKINDDVSTLQKKTISGEISRAPQKNKRLEPPDDKISKSLEQEGLVKTPSVISDLDHNSSESEKDSEIEFIRNKVEKLAGELPDERKGLFYEESFEEDLPYVPTTLPLEKSVAVPILPVKQRLQEVRTIPIERPRSTTPINPTLLDEFVMQTSLDERRVERMKISLPREDSFKLKSPRRQYASTANTFTEFAGKVPPDGGRKGAASQGKSPSPPPLPPRASTSTAAVRSSSPSSSSSAMTTSRPSNWINFEEIPEKRKAPKRIQTIPRAEDEVAKTIGGGYSYVQPEECKCECHEESRRASMREAATSSGTGTGTAAGTNTRTSSCSSNGERPCNGENCTAPTTGSSSVDRASIVRNLFLYFQ
- the LOC139103715 gene encoding serine-rich adhesin for platelets isoform X5, with amino-acid sequence MASGLPNVHQKKLGPAPIASFEDLSEEVENGESAAAAASAAAAAVAAGRMPGIIEVTTPATPGSSLKTPSTPRIDISRASSSSHHEDSNSRDSSPERELLAGTDPPAGCKLTLGYKEDAQDLRSSTEELDLQDPIHEQDLRRESKRRKRKEVDGSQSDYSGKQLGQDRERKDSNCSEICLLNISGRTSRLSSVGSQGSGVSGKLSVMSATSSRSPSPHKCLLETSFCGSKPTLADNLIEPSKPETDDLEKILLKREADTTKALIPESIKVPMVGGNLKPDPLDKPRRRGREERKEIFKREVEITKRFLEKVNIEARTDGSVLSPESPSPSTKPRRSLTSKLKDTTESLRSRSKSRERVSVDKGAIMKKDSKNKGVFSSTLSLFKKRERKKSYDEAIAASCDLEIASGEEHPSLENIGHVEFTFNTEKEKNRQDDSIFISLHADDRNYEEALPSESVSIPLETPTKLLDEYEIEGPHTGSIITEVSIEHHPTPQSSIAKIRTEAQIETITTTQIVSTSSSIDSRPSQSTSKEAHVLKTWLRDPKISAQTNKIVETLLPSKSSTTVKSDIKLDLKSEVKSTDLRTSSSSSSKESTGKRPDIPKPKRKSKENQQQQQSEEKINDDVSTLQKKTISGEISRAPQKNKRLEPPDDKISKSLEQEGLVKTPSVISDLDHNSSESEKDSEIEFIRNKVEKLAGELPDERKGLFYEESFEEDLPYVPTTLPLEKSVAVPILPVKQRLQEVRTIPIERPRSTTPINPTLLDEFVMQTSLDERRVERMKISLPREDSFKLKSPRRQYASTANTFTEFAGKVPPDGGRKGAASQGKSPSPPPLPPRASTSTAAVRSSSPSSSSSAMTTSRPSNWINFEEIPEKRKAPKRIQTIPRAEDEVAKTIGGGYSYVQPEECKCECHEESRRASMREAATSSGTGTGTAAGTNTRTSSCSSNGERPCNGENCTAPTTGSSSVDRASIVSDSSPECSLSNDDGQSTQMLLGNSTKPFAMDLDVRSNRSSIISQEENDENQHQ
- the LOC139103715 gene encoding serine-rich adhesin for platelets isoform X4, whose translation is MASGLPNVHQKKLGPAPIASFEDLSEEVENGESAAAAASAAAAAVAAGRMPGIIEVTTPATPGSSLKTPSTPRIDISRASSSSHHEDSNSRDSSPERELLAGTDPPAGCKLTLGYKEDAQDLRSSTEELDLQDPIHEQDLRRESKRRKRKEVDGSQSDYSGKQLGQDRERKDSNCSEICLLNISGRTSRLSSVGSQGSGVSGKLSVMSATSSRSPSPHKCLLETSFCGSKPTLADNLIEPSKPETDDLEKILLKREADTTKALIPESIKVPMVGGNLKPDPLDKPRRRGREERKEIFKREVEITKRFLEKVNIEVPTIKKSSEQDLTSHQQYKQQQYQSQSINTQMQEVQKPVTLDFNDKRKKAQNFKEIVQTTPTTSSLTGSPKLPRHQKVRELEGSRTPSPSSVSRKSSFASLFKARTDGSVLSPESPSPSTKPRRSLTSKLKDTTESLRSRSKSRERVSVDKGAIMKKDSKNKGVFSSTLSLFKKRERKKSYDEAIAASCDLEIASGEEHPSLENIGHVEFTFNTEKEKNRQDDSIFISLHADDRNYEEALPSESVSIPLETPTKLLDEYEIEGPHTGSIITEVSIEHHPTPQSSIAKIRTEAQIETITTTQIVSTSSSIDSRPSQSTSKEAHVLKTWLRDPKISAQTNKIVETLLPSKSSTTVKSDIKLDLKSEVKSTDLRTSSSSSSKESTGKRPDIPKPKRKSKENQQQQQSEEKINDDVSTLQKKTISGEISRAPQKNKRLEPPDDKISKSLEQEGLVKTPSVISDLDHNSSESEKDSEIEFIRNKVEKLAGELPDERKGLFYEESFEEDLPYVPTTLPLEKSVAVPILPVKQRLQEVRTIPIERPRSTTPINPTLLDEFVMQTSLDERRVERMKISLPREDSFKLKSPRRQYASTANTFTEFAGKVPPDGGRKGAASQGKSPSPPPLPPRASTSTAAVRSSSPSSSSSAMTTSRPSNWINFEEIPEKRKAPKRIQTIPRAEDEVAKTIGGGYSYVQPEECKCECHEESRRASMREAATSSGTGTGTAAGTNTRTSSCSSNGERPCNGENCTAPTTGSSSVDRASIVR
- the LOC139103715 gene encoding serine-rich adhesin for platelets isoform X1; translated protein: MASGLPNVHQKKLGPAPIASFEDLSEEVENGESAAAAASAAAAAVAAGRMPGIIEVTTPATPGSSLKTPSTPRIDISRASSSSHHEDSNSRDSSPERELLAGTDPPAGCKLTLGYKEDAQDLRSSTEELDLQDPIHEQDLRRESKRRKRKEVDGSQSDYSGKQLGQDRERKDSNCSEICLLNISGRTSRLSSVGSQGSGVSGKLSVMSATSSRSPSPHKCLLETSFCGSKPTLADNLIEPSKPETDDLEKILLKREADTTKALIPESIKVPMVGGNLKPDPLDKPRRRGREERKEIFKREVEITKRFLEKVNIEVPTIKKSSEQDLTSHQQYKQQQYQSQSINTQMQEVQKPVTLDFNDKRKKAQNFKEIVQTTPTTSSLTGSPKLPRHQKVRELEGSRTPSPSSVSRKSSFASLFKARTDGSVLSPESPSPSTKPRRSLTSKLKDTTESLRSRSKSRERVSVDKGAIMKKDSKNKGVFSSTLSLFKKRERKKSYDEAIAASCDLEIASGEEHPSLENIGHVEFTFNTEKEKNRQDDSIFISLHADDRNYEEALPSESVSIPLETPTKLLDEYEIEGPHTGSIITEVSIEHHPTPQSSIAKIRTEAQIETITTTQIVSTSSSIDSRPSQSTSKEAHVLKTWLRDPKISAQTNKIVETLLPSKSSTTVKSDIKLDLKSEVKSTDLRTSSSSSSKESTGKRPDIPKPKRKSKENQQQQQSEEKINDDVSTLQKKTISGEISRAPQKNKRLEPPDDKISKSLEQEGLVKTPSVISDLDHNSSESEKDSEIEFIRNKVEKLAGELPDERKGLFYEESFEEDLPYVPTTLPLEKSVAVPILPVKQRLQEVRTIPIERPRSTTPINPTLLDEFVMQTSLDERRVERMKISLPREDSFKLKSPRRQYASTANTFTEFAGKVPPDGGRKGAASQGKSPSPPPLPPRASTSTAAVRSSSPSSSSSAMTTSRPSNWINFEEIPEKRKAPKRIQTIPRAEDEVAKTIGGGYSYVQPEECKCECHEESRRASMREAATSSGTGTGTAAGTNTRTSSCSSNGERPCNGENCTAPTTGSSSVDRASIVSDSSPECSLSNDDGQSTQMLLGNSTKPFAMDLDVRSNRSSIISQEENDENQHQ
- the LOC139103715 gene encoding serine-rich adhesin for platelets isoform X2 produces the protein MQGESAAAAASAAAAAVAAGRMPGIIEVTTPATPGSSLKTPSTPRIDISRASSSSHHEDSNSRDSSPERELLAGTDPPAGCKLTLGYKEDAQDLRSSTEELDLQDPIHEQDLRRESKRRKRKEVDGSQSDYSGKQLGQDRERKDSNCSEICLLNISGRTSRLSSVGSQGSGVSGKLSVMSATSSRSPSPHKCLLETSFCGSKPTLADNLIEPSKPETDDLEKILLKREADTTKALIPESIKVPMVGGNLKPDPLDKPRRRGREERKEIFKREVEITKRFLEKVNIEVPTIKKSSEQDLTSHQQYKQQQYQSQSINTQMQEVQKPVTLDFNDKRKKAQNFKEIVQTTPTTSSLTGSPKLPRHQKVRELEGSRTPSPSSVSRKSSFASLFKARTDGSVLSPESPSPSTKPRRSLTSKLKDTTESLRSRSKSRERVSVDKGAIMKKDSKNKGVFSSTLSLFKKRERKKSYDEAIAASCDLEIASGEEHPSLENIGHVEFTFNTEKEKNRQDDSIFISLHADDRNYEEALPSESVSIPLETPTKLLDEYEIEGPHTGSIITEVSIEHHPTPQSSIAKIRTEAQIETITTTQIVSTSSSIDSRPSQSTSKEAHVLKTWLRDPKISAQTNKIVETLLPSKSSTTVKSDIKLDLKSEVKSTDLRTSSSSSSKESTGKRPDIPKPKRKSKENQQQQQSEEKINDDVSTLQKKTISGEISRAPQKNKRLEPPDDKISKSLEQEGLVKTPSVISDLDHNSSESEKDSEIEFIRNKVEKLAGELPDERKGLFYEESFEEDLPYVPTTLPLEKSVAVPILPVKQRLQEVRTIPIERPRSTTPINPTLLDEFVMQTSLDERRVERMKISLPREDSFKLKSPRRQYASTANTFTEFAGKVPPDGGRKGAASQGKSPSPPPLPPRASTSTAAVRSSSPSSSSSAMTTSRPSNWINFEEIPEKRKAPKRIQTIPRAEDEVAKTIGGGYSYVQPEECKCECHEESRRASMREAATSSGTGTGTAAGTNTRTSSCSSNGERPCNGENCTAPTTGSSSVDRASIVSDSSPECSLSNDDGQSTQMLLGNSTKPFAMDLDVRSNRSSIISQEENDENQHQ